In Pyricularia oryzae 70-15 chromosome 2, whole genome shotgun sequence, one genomic interval encodes:
- a CDS encoding general alpha-glucoside permease, which yields MAAGEKTDVPVEATASHVAAPKGSEAHGAGEASTALQIERDMSMRDTFRFWPKAIFFSFMLSLAIIMEAYDLNLMSNFYPFPAFKNRFGDEVDPDGGMLVSARWQTIINNGVQAGSIIGLLINGYVTEWFGYRKTMIGAMFFMIGGIFIPFFSTGLPMFLAGALVQGLPWGVFQTLSVTYAADLCPTKLRQYMTSYVNICWVVGGILAKGMLKGLMQRTDQWGYRIPFALQWIWPGPIIIAAIFVPESPWWLIRKGRYDEARKAVERLTSPSSGVHFDLDAHMEMMKATNQLEMEMSTGGNFWDCFRGVDLRRTEIACVVWLTQAFCGVPFMSYGIQFLINAGMSPDNAFTMGLVENCIGLIGCLLAWWIMNYVGRRSLYLYGLSAMFVILMIIGFMGIPTGKENEERLGWGIGALIITMLFLFQLSVGPSCYCLVAEIPSTRLRVKTVALARATYNLAGFITNALMPPMIGKNDWAWGAKAAFFWAGIDVIFLCWVFFRLPEPFGLTYSEIDLLFEHKVSARGFSQEKADALKPELDELARRTEKNVQEEL from the exons ATGGCAGCAGGCGAAAAGACCGACGTGCCCGtcgaggccacggccagccaTGTGGCTGCCCCCAAGGGGTCTGAGGCTCATGGAGCCGGCGAGGCGTCTACAGCCTTGCAGATTGAGCGTGACATGAGCATGAGGGATACCTTTCGCTTCTGGCCCAAGGCTATCTTCTTCTCGTTCATGCTGTCGCTTGCTATCATCATGGAG GCCTATGACCTCAACCTCATGAGCAACTTCTACCCATTCCCGGCCTTCAAAAACAGATTCGGCGACGAAGTCGACCCCGATGGCGGCATGCTGGTTTCGGCCAGGTGGCAGACCATCATCAACAACGGTGTGCAGGCCGGTTCCATCATCGGTCTGCTGATCAACGGTTACGTGACCGAGTGGTTCGGCTACCGCAAGACCATGATCGGCGCCATGTTCTTCATGATCGGAGGCATCTTCATCCCCTTCTTCTCGACTGGGCTACCCATGTTCCTGGCTGGTGCCCTCGTGCAGGGTCTGCCGTGGGGTGTCTTCCAGACTCTGAGTGTCACGTACGCCGCCGACTTGTGCCCGACCAAGTTGAGGCAGTACATGACATCTT ACGTCAACATCTGCTGGGTCGTCGGAGGTATTCTGGCAAAGGGCATGCTCAAGGGTCTGATGCAGAGGACCGACCAGTGGGGATACAGAATCC CCTTTGCTCTGCAATGGATCTGGCCCGGCCCCATCATCATCGCCGCCATCTTCGTACCCGAGTCCCCGTGGTGGCTGATCCGCAAGGGCCGCTACGATGAGGCCAGAAAGGCCGTCGAGCGTCTCACCAGCCCCAGCAGCGGCGTGCACTTTGACCTTGACGCACACATGGAGATGATGAAGGCTACCAACCAGCTCGAGATGGAGATGTCCACCGGTGGCAACTTCTGGGACTGCTTCCGCGGTGTCGACCTTCGCCGTACTGAGATTGCTTGCGTGGTCTGGCTGACCCAAGCCTTCTGTGGTGTTCCTTTCAT GTCTTATGGTATCCAGTTCCTCATCAACGCCGGAATGAGCCCCGACAACGCCTTCACCATGGGTCTTGTTGAGAACTGCATCGGCCTCATCGGATGCCTGCTCGCCTGGTGGATCATGAACTACGTCGGCCGTCGCTCTCTCTACCTCTACGGACTCAGCGCCATGTTTGTGATCCTGATGATTATCGGATTTATGGGCATCCCGACTGGCAAGGAGAACGAGGAGAGGCTCGGCTGGGGTATCGGCGCTTTGATCATCACGATGCTGTTCCTCTTCCAGCTCAGCGTCGGCCCGTCCTGCTACTGCCTTGTCGCCGAGATCCCCTCAACCCGCCTTCGAGTCAAGACCGTGGCACTTGCGCGTGCTACCTACAACCTCGCCGGCTTCATCACCAATGCATTGATGCCTCCCATGATTGGAAAGAATGATTGGGCATGGGGCGCAAAAGCCGCTTTCTTTTGGGCCGGTATCGACGTCATCTTTTTGTGTTGGGTGTTCTTCCGTCTGCCCGAGCCTTTTGGTTTGACGTATTCGGAAATCGACCTCCTTTTCGAGCACAAGGTCAGTGCGCGCGGGTTCTCTCAGGAGAAggccgacgcgctcaagCCAGAGCTGGACGAGCTGGCACGCAGGACAGAAAAGAATGTTCAGGAAGAACTCTGA
- a CDS encoding CMGC/CDK/CDK5 protein kinase: MDGKRHLNSFQQLEKLGEGTYATVFKGRNRHTGELVALKEIHLDSEEGTPSTAIREISLMKELKHENIVGLHDVIHTENKLMLVFEHMDGDLKKYMDTKGDRGALQPMVIKSFMYQLLKGIDFCHQNRVLHRDLKPQNLLINNKGALKLGDFGLARAFGIPVNTFSNEVVTLWYRAPDVLLGSRTYNTSIDIWSAGCIMAEMFTGRPLFPGTTNEDQIVRIFRIMGTPSERTWPGFSQFPEYKKTFHTYATQDLRNILPQIDATGIDLLGRMLQLRPEMRISAHDALKHPWFNDILMQQHQQQHAIQAQAQAHQARTQSGSSQQQQSYSQQQVPQQQQQTHSQAQPYENY, from the exons ATGGACGGCAAAAGGCACCTAAACTCGTTCCAGCAGCTGGAGAAGCTGGGCGAGGGAACATATGCTACC GTTTTCAAAGGTCGAAATAGACACACAGGAGAGCTTGTTGCACTAAAAGAGATTCACCTCGACTCGGAGGAGGGTACACCATCAACGGCAATCCGTGAGATCTCGCTTATGAAAGAGCTCAAGCACGAGAACATAGTCGGCCTTCACGATGTCATTCACACCGAGAACAAACTGATGCTGGTCTTTGAGCACATGGACGGCGATTTGAAGAAATACATGGACACCAAGGGAGACCGCGGAGCGCTGCAACCCATGGTGATCAAGTCATTTATGTACCAGCTGCTCAAGGGTATCGATTTCTGTCACCAGAACCGCGTCCTGCACCGCGATCTCAAGCCGCAAAACCTTTTGATCAACAACAAGGGTGCCCTCAAACTCGGCGACTTTGGTCTGGCTCGTGCTTTTGGTATTCCTGTCAACACATTCTCCAACGAGGTAGTGACGCTCTGGTACCGCGCCCCCGACGTTCTTCTGGGTAGCCGGACGTACAACACAAGCATAGACATATGGTCGGCCGGATGCATCATGGCAGAGATGTTTACCGGTAGGCCTCTGTTCCCGGGCACAACCAACGAGGACCAAATCGTTCGCATCTTCCGGATCATGGGCACACCGTCGGAGCGTACATGGCCGGGGTTCTCGCAGTTCCCCGAGTACAAGAAGACGTTCCACACGTACGCCACTCAGGATCTCCGCAACATTCTCCCCCAAATCGACGCTACCGGCATAGACCTTCTGGGCAGGATGTTGCAGTTGCGTCCCGAGATGCGTATCAGTGCGCACGATGCACTGAAGCACCCTTGGTTCAACGATATCCTTATGCAGCAACACCAGCAACAACACGCGATACAGGCCCAAGCCCAAGCCCACCAAGCAAGGACGCAGTCGGGGAGcagtcagcagcagcaaagcTATTCTCAACAGCAGGTgccacaacagcaacagcagacaCATTCGCAGGCGCAGCCGTATGAGAATTATTAG
- a CDS encoding mitochondrial 37S ribosomal protein S8, whose protein sequence is MGILNIAHMCSHLQNASKARLGLTSVANTKYNLNLALALHRAGLISSVTRAGPHPPPPEALLTFETEPVTTANVSSRRLWLGLKYWENKPVMSQLQVVSKPSRLVHCELEGLEKIARGFPSGYIKGLYLGETLFVSTRAGVLEVREALDKRLGGVVLCRVS, encoded by the coding sequence ATGGGTATTCTCAACATAGCACACATGTGCTCTCACCTGCAAAACGCCTCCAAGGCGCGACTAGGTCTGACATCGGTGGCAAACACGAAATACAACCTTAACCTGGCCTTGGCGCTTCACCGAGCCGGTCTCATCTCGTCCGTCACACGGGCCGGGCCAcatccgcctccgcccgagGCCCTTCTCACCTTCGAGACGGAGCCCGTGACGACCGCAAACGTTTCGAGCCGCCGCCTGTGGCTGGGCCTCAAGTACTGGGAGAACAAGCCCGTCATGAGCCAGCTTCAGGTCGTCAGCAAACCGAGTCGCCTGGTCCACTGCGAGCTCGAGGGGCTCGAAAAGATCGCGAGGGGGTTCCCGAGCGGGTACATCAAGGGGCTTTACTTGGGAGAGACGTTGTTCGTCAGCACGCGGGCCGGTGTCTTGGAGGTTAGGGAAGCGCTGGACAAGCGCCTGGGCGGTGTAGTCCTGTGCAGGGTGTCATAA
- a CDS encoding alpha-galactosidase codes for MTSRRTTIHAAAAATLLLAALPVSAVKNGLAITPPMGWNNWNAFGCDVSEHLLLSTSEAVVNLGLRDLGYDHVVLDDCWQDPDGRDPNGKLQPNADKFPRGLKAISDDLHSENLKFGMYSTSGEMTCARFEGSLDHEVDDANSFASWGVDFLKYDNCYNMGRIGSPVATFNRFKVMADALNATGRPIQLNLCNWGEDYVHTWGMSIANSWRMSGDIYDSFTRPDDLCSCTDPHDPLCVAPGTHCSVLFILNKVAPFADKSIPGGWSDLDMLEVGQGGMTREEQRAHFAMWAALKSPLMLGNDLRSMPAEALAIVSNPAVIALSQDPHGRSVLRVKRTVGGELQPDEFGAQESHVWSGRLQNGDQVVILLNAAGNDVEMTASLNDIFVADGPGGSAPQVKYGWAIHDLMASEMPIETAQALVDAANDRVQTAAILKKANWYNATETPYAVGLENEDPRLFGEKIGEVEAKGAIKVKVPSHSAKVYRLRRISKPGDNYKQKSHDRTTREVKEEL; via the exons ATGACTTCACGCCGCACAACCATCCAcgcagcagcggctgccACGCTCCTCTTGGCAGCCTTGCCGGTAAGCGCTGTCAAGAATGGGTTGGCAATCACACCACCCATGGGCTGG AACAACTGGAATGCTTTTGGGTGTGATGTGTCAGAACATCTTCTACTGAGCACCAGCGAAGCGGTCGTGAACCTTGGCCTCCGAGACCTCGGTTACGATCACGTCGTCTTGGACGACTGCTGGCAGGACCCAGACGGACGGGACCCTAACGGCAAGCTCCAGCCGAATGCCGACAAATTCCCCCGGGGCCTGAAGGCCATCTCGGATGACCTGCATTCGGAGAATCTCAAGTTCGGCATGTACTCTACTTCGGGAGAGATGACATGTGCACGATTTGAGGGATCTCTAGATCATGAGGTCGACGACGCAAACAGCTTCGCGTCTTGGGGCGTCGACTTTTTGAAGTATGACAACTGCTACAACATGGGCCGTATCGGCTCCCCCGTCGCCACATTCAACCGCTTCAAGGTCATGGCGGATGCCTTGAACGCAACGGGCCGTCCGATTCAGCTGAATCTTTGCAACTGGGGCGAGGATTACGTACACACTTGGGGCATGTCGATTGCCAACTCGTGGCGGATGAGCGGCGACATCTACGACAGCTTTACCCGGCCCGATGATCTCTGCAGCTGCACCGATCCTCACGACCCTCTCTGCGTTGCCCCAGGCACGCACTGCTCGGTCCTCTTCATCCTGAACAAGGTTGCACCCTTTGCCGACAAGAGCATTCCTGGCGGGTGGAGCGATCTCGACATGCTGGAGGTGGGCCAGGGCGGCATGACACGTGAGGAGCAACGTGCTCACTTTGCCATGTGGGCTGCGCTCAAGTCACCGCTCATGTTGGGCAACGACCTGCGCAGCATGCCGGCTGAGGCGCTGGCTATTGTGAGCAATCCTGCCGTTATTGCCTTGAGCCAGGATCCGCATGGCCGCAGCGTTTTGCGCGTAAAGAGGACCGTTGGCGGTGAGCTCCAGCCCGACGAGTTTGGCGCCCAGGAGAGCCACGTCTGGAGCGGCAGACTGCAGAATGGCGACCAGGTGGTGATACTCCTCAACGCTGCCGGAAACGACGTCGAGATGACGGCCAGTCTCAATGACATCTTCGTCGCCGACGGCCCCGGAGGCTCGGCACCCCAGGTCAAGTATGGGTGGGCCATTCATGATCTTATGGCAAGCGAGATGCCTATAGAGACAGCCCAAGCCCTTGTCGATGCTGCCAATGACCGCGTCCAGACGGCAGCCATCCTGAAGAAGGCCAACTGGTACAACGCCACCGAGACTCCGTATGCAGTAGGTCTGGAGAATGAAGACCCCAGGCTGTTTGGTGAGAAAATCGGGGAGGTCGAAGCCAAGGGCGCGATCAAGGTCAAGGTGCCCAGCCACTCCGCCAAAGTCTACCGTCTGAGGAGGATCTCCAAGCCTGGTGACAACTACAAGCAGAAGAGCCATGACAGGACGACGCGGGAAGTTAAGGAGGAGCTCTAA